One Candidatus Woesearchaeota archaeon genomic region harbors:
- a CDS encoding superoxide dismutase → MAHTLPELGYAYNALEPFIDEQTMKIHHAKHHQAYIDKLNAAIQGSHELEKMSAEELIKSLDKVPENIRVAVRNNGGGHVNHSFFWKLLKKDAGKPSSQIAAAIDKAFGGFDKFKEEFSNAAAARFGSGWAWLVVHNGRLEVMSTANQDNPMSEGKTPILGIDVWEHAYYLKYQNRRPEYIGAFFNVINWEQVAANFAAAHKK, encoded by the coding sequence ATGGCACACACTTTACCTGAATTGGGATACGCATACAATGCGCTTGAGCCTTTCATAGACGAGCAAACAATGAAAATTCATCACGCCAAGCACCACCAGGCTTACATTGACAAGCTGAATGCAGCAATCCAGGGCAGCCATGAACTGGAGAAAATGAGCGCAGAGGAGCTGATAAAGAGCCTGGACAAGGTTCCTGAAAATATAAGGGTGGCTGTGCGAAACAATGGTGGCGGCCATGTCAATCATTCATTTTTCTGGAAACTGCTGAAAAAGGATGCCGGAAAGCCATCATCGCAAATTGCAGCAGCAATCGACAAGGCTTTTGGGGGCTTTGACAAATTCAAGGAGGAATTTTCAAATGCAGCAGCAGCAAGGTTTGGCTCTGGCTGGGCATGGCTGGTTGTGCACAACGGCAGGCTTGAGGTCATGAGCACTGCAAACCAGGACAACCCAATGAGCGAGGGCAAAACGCCTATACTCGGAATAGATGTATGGGAGCATGCATATTACCTGAAATACCAGAACAGGAGGCCAGAATATATTGGGGCATTCTTCAATGTGATAAATTGGGAGCAGGTTGCAGCTAATTTTGCCGCGGCCCACAAAAAATAG
- the bcp gene encoding thioredoxin-dependent thiol peroxidase: MLKEGDKAPDFILKDTDGNTIHLEDYLGSSVVLYFYPRDNTPGCTKEACAFRDAMRTIKERQAIVLGVSHDNCESHKKFRDEFKLNFPLLCDIEKEISMKYGVYVPKKMHGREFMGIDRTTFLIDQDGMIKKIFKKVEVEGHVEEVLSLL, from the coding sequence TTGCTGAAGGAAGGCGACAAAGCCCCGGATTTTATCCTGAAGGATACAGACGGAAACACAATACACCTGGAGGATTATCTTGGATCCAGCGTCGTGCTCTATTTTTATCCAAGGGACAATACCCCTGGCTGCACCAAGGAGGCCTGCGCTTTCAGGGATGCCATGAGGACAATCAAGGAAAGGCAGGCAATTGTGCTCGGTGTGAGCCACGACAACTGCGAATCACACAAGAAATTCCGGGATGAATTCAAGCTTAATTTCCCCCTGTTATGCGATATTGAAAAGGAAATATCCATGAAATATGGGGTTTATGTCCCAAAGAAAATGCATGGCAGGGAATTCATGGGAATTGACCGGACAACATTTTTAATCGATCAGGATGGCATGATCAAGAAAATATTTAAGAAGGTTGAAGTTGAAGGCCATGTAGAAGAGGTGCTTTCACTTTTATAA
- a CDS encoding iron-sulfur cluster assembly accessory protein, which yields MTDEQVDFVLSELNKVVADDEAPGENNKEFVVTKQAAAKLRELFMKEKKENYGLRISVVPGGCSGYSYGLEFENKETKEDKVLKENGVKIIIDNESLKMIKGSKLDFVDTLQGSGFKITNPNAVDSCGCGQSFR from the coding sequence ATGACAGACGAGCAGGTTGATTTTGTGCTGTCCGAGCTTAACAAGGTTGTTGCAGATGACGAGGCTCCTGGCGAAAACAACAAGGAATTTGTTGTGACCAAACAGGCAGCTGCAAAGCTCAGGGAACTTTTCATGAAGGAAAAAAAGGAAAATTATGGATTGAGGATAAGCGTTGTCCCTGGCGGCTGTTCCGGCTACAGCTACGGCCTGGAATTTGAGAATAAGGAGACCAAGGAAGACAAGGTGCTGAAGGAAAACGGCGTAAAAATCATAATTGACAATGAAAGCCTGAAAATGATTAAGGGCTCAAAGCTGGACTTCGTCGACACTCTCCAAGGCTCAGGATTCAAGATAACCAACCCAAATGCAGTTGACAGCTGCGGCTGCGGGCAAAGCTTCAGGTAA